The Mercenaria mercenaria strain notata chromosome 8, MADL_Memer_1, whole genome shotgun sequence genome has a segment encoding these proteins:
- the LOC123552074 gene encoding uncharacterized protein LOC123552074, producing MLLKLKGDATEKLEWTHQHVPISVSVCSNVPFHKEPVCIVNAEQDELLNEMVDTLTRIQTAAATYAGEKWGQYLEKLKKYLDSLNEDGEECTKEVEKTKLLYGKLKAYMSTLPVLSFNSAKYDLNLVKQKLAKHLRMHEQQYGFVVKKANSYACLTTDRFRFLDISHFLAPGTSYAGFLKAYRVEETKGFFPYEWLDDPAKLEHTKLPPHEAFYSALKNENISEEAYTFCQKVWTELNMSTFKDFVVWYNNLDVGPFVTAVERLQKFYFDKGIDVLKTAISVPGIARQLLFKSATEKGAEFSLIDRKNADLHATIKDNIVGGPSIIFTRHHQSGKTKIRGGKTCEKVVGYDANALYLWAIGQAMPEGAFVRRRVENAFKPEHRDQYMQAFNWLNYLNKYEGTHILHQRNHGKEIRFGKYPVDGYDSETKTIYEFQGCYHHGHQCVVTKNVTNERWHQIKDALMERTEEKVAQLRRMGFNVVEMWECEFRDYCKTHPKIYWIRDQCRPIFCQKHRGKVTENQILNGVRTGELFGMVECDIEVPEEWGCEKSHISLSPQQYFEEMCPIFCNTEVGFDDIGEHMRAHVWEYQLSDKPRRLLVGGTKARQILLATPLLKWYLDHGL from the exons ATGCTACTTAAACTAAAAGGTGACGCCACGGAGAAACTTGAATGGACCCACCAGCATGTTCCCATCAGTGTCAGCGTCTGCTCCAACGTCCCCTTTCACAAGGAACCCGTGTGTATCGTCAACGCGGAGCAAGATGAATTACTAAATGAAATGGTGGACACCTTAACCAGAATACAAACAGCGGCCGCTACGTACGCCGGTGAAAAATGGGGCCAGTAtttagaaaaactgaaaaagtatttggaTTCTCTGAATGAAGACGGCGAGGAATGCACAAAAGAAGTCGAAAAGACAAAACTTCTTTATGGCAAATTGAAAGCGTACATGTCGACGTTGCCCGTACTCAGCTTTAACAG CGCCAAATACGACTTGAATTTAGTAAAACAAAAGCTGGCCAAACATCTGCGCATGCATGAGCAACAGTACGGGTTCGTGGTCAAAAAAGCCAATTCGTATGCCTGTCTGACGACCGACCGCTTCCGGTTTCTGGATATTAGCCACTTTTTGGCTCCTGGGACATCTTACGCCGGGTTCCTGAAAGCCTATAGGGTCGAGGAAACTAAAGGTTTCTTCCCCTACGAATGGCTCGATGACCCGGCCAAGCTAGAGCATACGAAGTTACCTCCTCACGAGGCCTTTTACAGCGCCCTTAAAAATGAGAATATCTCAGAGGAGGCATATACCTTTTGCCAGAAAGTGTGGACGGAACTAAACATGTCCACATTTAAAGATTTTGTTGTCTGGTATAATAACCTGGATGTGGGTCCCTTCGTCACGGCAGTGGAACGTCTACAGAAGTTTTATTTCGATAAAGGCATCGACGTGCTCAAGACGGCCATTAGCGTGCCAGGTATAGCCCGACAGCTGCTTTTTAAATCGGCGACAGAAAAGGGTGCCGAATTTTCATTGATCGATCGGAAGAACGCCGACCTCCATGCCACCATCAAAGATAACATCGTCGGAG GTCCTTCCATCATTTTCACCCGTCACCACCAGTCAGGAAAGAcgaaaatcaggggaggtaagaCTTGTGAAAAGGTGGTGGGGTACGACGCTAATGCCTTGTACCTGTGGGCAATTGGACAGGCTATGCCAGAAGGCGCGTTCGTGCGTCGTAGAGTCGAAAACGCTTTCAAACCGGAACATAGGGATCAGTATATGCAGGCGTTTAACTGGTTGAATTATTTAAACAAGTACGAAGGGACCCATATCCTCCACCAAAGGAATCACGGCAAGGAGATCCGCTTCGGAAAATACCCAGTAGATGGTTATGACTCCGAGACCAAGACCATCTACGAATTTCAG GGGTGTTATCACCACGGACACCAATGCGTCGTCACCAAAAACGTCACCAACGAAAGGTGGCATCAAATCAAAGACGCCCTGATGGAGAGGACGGAAGAAAAGGTGGCTCAACTGCGCCGTATGGGCTTCAACGTCGTGGAGATGTGGGAGTGCGAGTTCCGGGACTATTGTAAAACCCATCCCAAAATCTACTGGATTCGGGATCAGTGTCGCCctatattttgtcaaaaacacCGCGGCAAAGTGACCGAAAACCAAATTTTAAACGGGGTTCGAACTGGTGAGCTTTTTGGCATGGTAGAGTGCGACATCGAGGTCCCGGAAGAATGGGGTTGCGAAAAGTCTCACATATCTTTATCTCCCCAGCAATATTTCGAGGAAATGTGCCCCATTTTCTGCAATACGGAAGTTGGGTTTGACGATATCGGGGAGCATATGAGAGCCCACGTCTGGGAATACCAGTTGAGTGACAAACCAAGACGACTTCTTGTGGGTGGTACTAAAGCTCGCCAAATCCTGCTCGCAACACCTCTCCTTAAATGGTACTTGGATCATGGACTTTAA
- the LOC123560683 gene encoding uncharacterized protein F54H12.2-like: MEDHTHAEEISIFNTFPTDTSLQSREWIEYLPANSVNSGSLEFNIPAQTSMYMDLKRSLLHLKIRLVDSSGVPIKEDVNASTINMPFHTMFRQIDVSFQQTPLTKPEEYYAYKSYIDTILRGNVKDRTILSNSQMFFKETGNMDETDANGDNLGLFLRHQRLKGGKIVDMEGPLLLDIFQQQRLIVNGVALTLKLWPNYDAFRIMSEDASVKLQIVDASFKLCVQRLNPAIIVAHEKLFSDRHALYPYQRSVIKTLSVPQGNYNVTADDVFQGLVPNRLVLGLVKSSAFSGDHKKNPLNFLPFDCNFVALYVDGQSIPSKPLQPNYDQKNYVSCYRTLGTFGEDLDIDLNDYTKGYCLYVIDVNPYVTFDVKRRGHCRLDLKFAKAVPESLNLIIYASFPEVMYIDKTRSVNLQ, from the coding sequence ATGGAGGATCATACTCACGCCGaggaaatatcaattttcaacacatttccAACTGACACTTCGCTGCAAAGTAGAGAATGGATAGAATATTTGCCAGCCAACTCGGTTAACTCGGGGAGTCTCGAGTTCAACATTCCTGCTCAGACCTCTATGTATATGGACTTGAAAAGAAGCTTACTCCACTTGAAGATACGACTCGTCGACTCGTCGGGCGTGCCTATTAAAGAGGACGTGAACGCCAGTACAATTAATATGCCATTTCACACCATGTTCCGACAGATTGATGTCAGTTTTCAACAGACGCCATTAACGAAACCGGAAGAGTACTACGCCTACAAGAGCTACATAGATACCATTCTTCGAGGTAACGTGAAAGACCGCACCATTCTCAGTAACAGTCAAATGTTCTTCAAAGAGACCGGAAATATGGACGAAACGGACGCAAATGGTGATAATCTCGGACTCTTCCTACGTCATCAACGTCTTAAAGGCGGGAAGATAGTCGACATGGAAGGACCGCTGCTATTAGACATTTTTCAACAACAGAGACTTATCGTCAACGGTGTGGCACTCACGCTAAAACTATGGCCAAATTACGACGCCTTCCGCATCATGTCCGAGGACGCGTCAGTGAAACTACAGATAGTGGACGCCAGCTTCAAACTCTGCGTTCAACGCTTAAATCCGGCCATAATCGTGGCTCACGAAAAGCTTTTTTCGGACAGACACGCCCTATACCCGTATCAACGTAGCGTCATCAAAACGTTATCCGTACCGCAGGGAAATTATAACGTAACGGCCGATGACGTTTTCCAGGGCCTCGTTCCTAATCGACTCGTTCTCGGTTTGGTAAAAAGTAGCGCCTTTTCCGGAGATCATAAGAAGAATCCCTTGAATTTTCTCCCGTTCGATTGCAACTTCGTTGCCCTTTACGTTGACGGTCAGTCGATACCTAGCAAACCGCTGCAGCCCAATTACGACCAAAAGAACTACGTGAGCTGTTACAGGACGCTTGGAACATTTGGCGAAGACTTGGACATAGATCTAAACGATTATACCAAAGGATATTGTTTGTACGTTATAGACGTCAACCCCTACGTCACTTTTGACGTCAAAAGAAGAGGACACTGCCGTTTGGACTTGAAATTTGCCAAAGCCGTGCCAGAGAGTTTGAATCTCATTATATACGCCAGCTTTCCAGAGGTTATGTACATAGACAAGACCAGAAGCGTAAATCTTCAATGA
- the LOC123560684 gene encoding uncharacterized protein LOC123560684, producing MKYQRYLEKIYYDPAHPASYSGLDKLYRSVKKDGKFVLDRAKIRKWLMKQETYTLHKGVIRKFKRQKIVVPYIDYMWEADTGYMNTYVNDNDGISYFLLIIDGFSKFVWTFPVRRVRGEEVLKAFKTIQNRRCEKLRTDSGSEFKSKLFQKWLKSQGIQHFYSLNESKCAFAERALKSIKSRIARYMTRYQTHRWIDILSKVTDSYNNTYHRSIKRSPASVTKSNEAELWNTSYNQLRKGKRDVRVVSSSAYRFKTGDTVRLSHLKRPFQREYDERWTMEYFIVAERGKKAGIPFYKLKDLQGDEIKGSFYSNELTKIIVDKTTTFRLEKVLKRSGNRVLVKWMGWSDKYNSWIHKSKVTSYKKRKNGRVSQHIQT from the coding sequence ATGAAGTACCAACGCTATTTAGAAAAGATATACTACGATCCTGCTCACCCGGCTTCGTATTCCGGCTTAGACAAACTCTACAGAAGCGTTAAAAAGGATGGAAAATTTGTTCTGGACAGAGCCAAAATTAGGAAATGGTTGATGAAACAGGAGACATATACTCTTCATAAAGGCGTGATTCGAAAATTCAAACGTCAGAAGATCGTAGTTCCGTATATAGACTATATGTGGGAGGCTGACACCGGATATATGAACACCTATGTCAATGATAACGACGGCATTAGCTATTTTCTACTCATCATCGACGGATTTTCTAAGTTTGTATGGACATTTCCCGTACGCAGAGTACGCGGCGAGGAGGTGTTGAAGGCCTTTAAGACGATCCAAAACCGCCGTTGCGAGAAACTTAGAACGGACTCCGGATCTGAGTTTAAGAGTAAACTCTTCCAAAAGTGGTTAAAGTCTCAGGGCATCCAGCACTTTTACTCCCTCAACGAGAGCAAATGCGCCTTTGCCGAACGGGCGTTGAAGTCCATCAAGTCCAGGATCGCTCGTTACATGACCAGGTATCAGACTCATCGTTGGATCGATATTTTATCTAAAGTAACAGACAGTTACAACAACACGTACCACAGGAGTATAAAGAGGAGTCCGGCGAGTGTGACCAAGAGCAACGAAGCGGAACTTTGGAATACTAGCTATAATCAACTAAGGAAAGGGAAAAGGGACGTCCGTGTAGTCAGCAGCTCCGCATATCGGTTCAAAACTGGGGATACTGTACGCTTGTCCCATTTAAAAAGGCCATTTCAGCGAGAATACGACGAAAGATGGACCATGGAGTATTTCATCGTTGCTGAGAGAGGCAAAAAGGCCGGAATTCCGTTTTACAAATTGAAAGACCTGCAGGGCGATGAGATAAAAGGCAGTTTCTACTCTAACGAGTTGACAAAAATTATAGTGGACAAAACGACGACATTCAGATTAGAGAAGGTTTTGAAGAGATCTGGCAATAGAGTGCTGGTGAAGTGGATGGGATGGAGCGATAAGTACAACAGCTGGATACATAAAAGTAAAGTGACGAGCTACAAAAAGCGTAAGAACGGACGTGTGAGTCAGCATATCCAAACATGA